The Callospermophilus lateralis isolate mCalLat2 chromosome 3, mCalLat2.hap1, whole genome shotgun sequence genome has a segment encoding these proteins:
- the Tlnrd1 gene encoding talin rod domain-containing protein 1 yields MASGSAGKPTGEAASPAPVSAVGAASSQPRKRLVSVCDHCKGKMQLVADLLLLSSEARPVLFEGPASSCAGAESFEQCRDTIIARTKGLSILTHDVQSQLNMGRFGEAGDSLVELGDLVVSLTECSAHAAYLAAVATPGAQPAQPGLVDRYRVTRCRHEVEQGCAVLRATPLADMTPQLLLEVSQGLSRNLKFLTDACALASDKSRDRFSREQFKLGVKCMSTSASALLACVREVKVAPSELARSRCALFSGPLVQAVSALVGFATEPQFLGRAAAVSAEGKAVQTAILGGAMSVVSACVLLTQCLRDLAQHPDGGAKMSDHRERLRNSACAVSEGCTLLSQALRERSSPRTLPPVNSNSVN; encoded by the coding sequence ATGGCTAGCGGCAGCGCTGGGAAGCCCACTGGCGAGGCGGCTTCTCCGGCTCCTGTGAGCGCCGTCGGTGCGGCCAGCTCGCAGCCACGGAAGAGGCTGGTGTCGGTCTGCGACCACTGCAAAGGCAAGATGCAGCTGGTGGCCGACCTGCTACTACTGTCCAGCGAGGCCCGGCCAGTTCTCTTCGAGGGCCCCGCCTCCTCTTGTGCTGGTGCGGAGTCCtttgagcagtgcagggacaccaTCATTGCGCGCACCAAGGGGCTCTCCATTCTCACTCATGATGTGCAAAGCCAGCTTAACATGGGCCGATTTGGAGAGGCTGGGGACAGTCTAGTGGAGCTGGGCGACCTGGTGGTGTCGCTGACCGAGTGCTCAGCCCACGCTGCCTATCTGGCTGCGGTGGCCACCCCAGGCGCACAGCCTGCTCAGCCGGGCCTAGTGGATCGCTACCGCGTGACACGCTGTCGCCACGAGGTGGAGCAGGGCTGCGCGGTGCTAAGAGCCACCCCACTGGCCGATATGACCCCGCAGCTGCTGCTGGAGGTGTCGCAGGGCCTGTCGCGCAACCTCAAATTCCTGACGGACGCATGCGCCCTAGCCAGTGACAAGTCACGGGACCGCTTTTCACGCGAGCAGTTCAAGCTGGGCGTCAAGTGCATGAGCACCAGTGCATCGGCGCTGCTGGCCTGTGTAAGGGAGGTGAAGGTGGCACCCAGTGAACTGGCGCGCAGCCGCTGCGCGCTCTTCAGTGGGCCCCTCGTGCAGGCTGTGAGCGCACTGGTGGGCTTCGCCACCGAGCCGCAGTTCCTGGGTCGCGCGGCCGCTGTGAGCGCAGAGGGCAAGGCGGTGCAGACCGCCATCCTGGGTGGTGCCATGAGCGTGGTGTCAGCCTGCGTGCTTCTGACCCAGTGCCTCAGGGATCTGGCGCAGCACCCCGATGGGGGCGCCAAGATGTCGGACCACAGGGAGAGGCTGAGGAACTCGGCCTGCGCCGTGTCTGAAGGCTGCACCCTGCTATCTCAGGCTTTAAGAGAGAGGTCTTCACCCAGGACTTTACCGCCAGTAAATTCCAATTCTGTGAATTAG